The following proteins come from a genomic window of Paenibacillus sp. CAA11:
- the dnaI gene encoding primosomal protein DnaI yields MESMGELLQQMKRSPEFRDRSQRIMNELLSDPLILKLLDEHPELDKQQLTLHLGKLFQYVKESKNCDACPGLENCPNDFQGHYTKLSVENVIGPPQLFQRQVPCAKQLAYERNIQVQKRIRSFYVDERALQEGYDAVEIAAKDSARAPAVARVFRYINETKENGLSNRGLYLVGHFGTGKTFLMSYLLHELAKSGYTGVIVYMPEFVEDLKLIMQDGQKLKEMTETMKQADLLVFDDIGAENLNPWVRDHVMGAILNYRMNRRPTFFTSNYDLTALEKHLSFTSKDGEEAHKGQRLMERIAPFVDVVSVNGSNKRGSRASGD; encoded by the coding sequence ATGGAATCCATGGGAGAACTGCTGCAGCAGATGAAGCGAAGTCCCGAGTTCCGGGACCGCTCCCAGCGAATTATGAATGAGCTGCTGAGTGATCCGCTGATTCTGAAGCTGCTGGACGAGCATCCCGAACTGGATAAGCAGCAGCTCACCCTTCACTTGGGCAAGCTGTTCCAATACGTCAAAGAAAGCAAAAATTGTGATGCGTGCCCTGGCTTGGAGAACTGCCCTAATGACTTCCAAGGGCATTACACCAAGCTATCCGTTGAGAACGTCATTGGCCCGCCGCAGCTGTTTCAGCGTCAGGTTCCTTGTGCCAAGCAGCTGGCCTATGAGCGGAATATCCAGGTCCAGAAGCGAATCCGCAGCTTCTATGTGGATGAGCGGGCCTTGCAGGAAGGCTATGATGCTGTTGAGATCGCGGCCAAGGACAGTGCCCGTGCCCCGGCCGTAGCGCGGGTGTTCCGTTATATTAACGAGACGAAAGAGAACGGTCTTTCCAACCGAGGCTTGTATTTGGTAGGGCATTTTGGTACGGGCAAGACTTTCTTGATGTCTTACCTGCTGCATGAGCTGGCCAAATCCGGGTATACGGGGGTTATTGTCTATATGCCTGAATTTGTTGAGGACTTGAAGCTGATTATGCAGGACGGTCAGAAGCTCAAGGAAATGACGGAGACGATGAAGCAGGCGGACCTTCTCGTATTTGATGATATTGGTGCGGAGAACCTCAATCCATGGGTCCGGGACCATGTGATGGGTGCGATCCTGAACTACCGGATGAACCGCAGGCCAACGTTTTTCACCTCGAATTACGATTTAACGGCTTTGGAGAAGCATTTGAGCTTTACAAGCAAAGACGGAGAAGAAGCACACAAAGGCCAGCGGCTGATGGAACGCATCGCTCCCTTCGTAGATGTGGTTTCCGTGAATGGAAGCAATAAGCGCGGCAGCCGCGCAAGTGGAGATTGA
- the uvrC gene encoding excinuclease ABC subunit UvrC, producing MDSHINKIDEQEKALEAIRHKLALLPDLPGCYLMKNRDGTIIYVGKAKILKNRVRSYFTGSHNGKTQRLVSEIRDFEYIVTASNMEALILECNLIKTHQPRYNILLKDDKTFPYIKITNEPHPRLEVTRRILKDKAKYFGPYPNAYAAQQTKKLLDRMYPLRKCNVMPKEVCLYYHMGQCLAPCVQEVPKTTYEEITQEIASFLSGGHEEIKKELQRKMEEAAEELYFERAKELRDQIINIEALMEKQKITMADARDRDVFGFAVDKGWMCVQILYMRQGKMIERHASSFPFYGEPYSDFLSYVTQYYSDNPALPQEILLPPDMKPGSEAAGEGQGTEIEFQADGTEENAAGSAVDTEGLDAAAGAASLQQWLGIKVLLPQRGLKKQMVTMAAENARVALDEKFRLIERDEERTSKAAESLGEWIGLDSVRRIEAFDNSNIQGTNPVSAMVVFTDGKPDKKEYRKYKVKTVQGPDDYETMREVIRRRYERVLKENLTMPDLIVVDGGKGQISAAVDVLENELGLYIPVCGLVKDAKHKTAQLMVGDPPEPVNLPRDSQEFYLLQRIQEEVHRFAISFHREQRGKSMVTSRLDAIPGIGEKRRKLLLKHFGSLKKIKEASVEDFRPLSIGDKLAKQIIAALRDEES from the coding sequence ATGGATTCTCATATAAATAAAATTGATGAGCAGGAGAAGGCGCTGGAGGCCATTCGGCACAAGCTTGCGCTTCTTCCGGATTTACCGGGATGCTATCTGATGAAGAACCGGGACGGCACCATTATTTACGTAGGAAAGGCCAAGATTCTTAAGAATCGGGTGCGTTCCTATTTTACAGGAAGTCATAACGGTAAGACCCAGCGGCTGGTCTCGGAAATTCGCGATTTCGAGTATATTGTAACGGCTAGCAACATGGAAGCTCTGATCTTGGAGTGTAACCTGATCAAGACGCATCAGCCCAGGTACAATATATTGCTCAAAGACGATAAGACTTTCCCTTATATTAAAATAACGAATGAGCCTCACCCAAGGCTGGAGGTAACTAGACGCATTCTTAAGGATAAGGCGAAGTATTTCGGTCCCTATCCGAATGCTTACGCTGCCCAGCAGACCAAGAAGCTGCTTGACCGGATGTATCCGCTGCGCAAGTGTAATGTAATGCCGAAGGAGGTCTGTCTTTACTATCATATGGGCCAGTGTCTGGCTCCATGTGTTCAAGAGGTGCCTAAGACTACCTATGAAGAAATTACGCAGGAGATCGCCAGCTTCCTGAGCGGGGGTCATGAGGAAATCAAGAAAGAGCTTCAGCGGAAAATGGAAGAAGCTGCGGAAGAGCTTTATTTCGAACGTGCTAAGGAACTGCGGGATCAGATTATAAATATCGAAGCTCTTATGGAGAAGCAGAAGATCACCATGGCGGACGCCCGCGACCGCGACGTCTTCGGCTTTGCTGTGGATAAAGGCTGGATGTGCGTACAAATTCTATATATGCGCCAAGGCAAGATGATTGAACGGCATGCTTCAAGCTTTCCTTTTTATGGGGAGCCCTATAGTGATTTCTTATCCTATGTGACCCAATATTATAGTGATAACCCGGCCCTGCCGCAGGAAATTTTACTGCCTCCAGATATGAAGCCGGGCTCAGAAGCCGCTGGGGAAGGCCAAGGAACTGAAATTGAGTTCCAGGCTGATGGGACTGAGGAGAATGCGGCTGGTTCTGCAGTGGACACAGAAGGACTTGACGCAGCCGCTGGAGCTGCCTCGCTTCAGCAGTGGCTGGGGATCAAGGTGCTGCTGCCACAGCGTGGGCTTAAGAAGCAGATGGTCACCATGGCAGCAGAGAATGCCCGGGTTGCGCTCGATGAGAAGTTCCGCCTGATTGAACGGGATGAAGAGCGGACTTCGAAGGCCGCTGAAAGCCTTGGCGAGTGGATTGGCCTTGACTCCGTCCGCCGGATCGAGGCGTTCGATAACTCCAACATTCAGGGCACCAACCCGGTATCGGCGATGGTCGTCTTCACGGACGGGAAGCCCGATAAGAAGGAGTACCGCAAGTACAAAGTTAAGACCGTTCAAGGTCCTGACGATTATGAGACGATGCGAGAGGTGATTCGGCGCAGGTACGAACGCGTGCTGAAGGAGAATCTTACGATGCCTGATCTGATCGTTGTCGATGGCGGGAAAGGCCAGATATCTGCAGCGGTCGATGTGCTGGAGAATGAGCTCGGCCTGTACATTCCGGTGTGCGGTCTGGTCAAAGATGCGAAGCACAAGACGGCCCAGCTGATGGTTGGCGACCCACCGGAACCGGTGAACCTGCCACGGGACAGTCAGGAGTTCTACTTGCTGCAGCGGATACAGGAGGAAGTGCATAGATTTGCGATTTCCTTCCACCGAGAACAGCGGGGAAAATCGATGGTAACCTCCCGTCTGGATGCCATTCCGGGGATTGGAGAGAAGCGACGGAAGCTTCTGCTGAAGCATTTTGGTTCTCTGAAGAAAATAAAAGAGGCCTCCGTCGAAGACTTCCGGCCTCTTAGTATCGGCGATAAGCTCGCCAAGCAAATTATAGCTGCCCTTCGGGATGAGGAGTCGTGA
- a CDS encoding CPBP family intramembrane glutamic endopeptidase: MKPKLLWSLAALGFVIFILTQVLPSVVQDPASSESSKAISKEQAIKAASSFAEETLKINTSNVENPLVTYSTDSDLYGYLSKEKLLQDYTKKYDQKFPTERFRVKFEQPEPQLSALVIDVGMSTGNVVGFEMIDSWSSEDKKLILDTDQNGLSKLQALEGSITLEDKAAGAEPYLKALGYDPKGLTVQQNQTLGLTYQVNGYKIGNSHAELVFGYEYGQVTSMQSKFTVPAVHTDYVKSQTKLATWLTFGGYGLLSFILGILAIVYSARTRPHASFGRGVFLTLFYLFINVVSTLNMLPVFKSQGLDGIALDLALIMQGLITVAMTASIYFSLVGGDGLWRQKGQNLWMRTREPGYGRHVLQSAINGYAWAFILLGLQSVIFIVLGLTLNMWTTTDESQSPYNMVYPWVFPIMAWMAGIGEEAVYRLFGIPMLKKIVRSTFIASLITTLIWAFGHTLYPIYPVISRPIELTFIGLMFSYIFLRSGYIGAMFAHVVFDSILMGLSLVLMGGTTNILTGVITFAAPAIVGYIVYLFNPPSKERTKKEPLITTPHPEGQL; the protein is encoded by the coding sequence TTGAAACCAAAATTATTATGGAGTCTGGCGGCCCTGGGATTTGTTATTTTCATCCTGACCCAAGTTCTGCCGTCCGTGGTCCAAGATCCCGCTTCCTCGGAATCAAGCAAAGCGATTTCCAAGGAGCAGGCGATCAAGGCAGCGTCTTCCTTTGCCGAAGAGACACTGAAGATCAATACCTCGAATGTGGAGAATCCCCTCGTTACTTATTCGACCGATTCGGACTTATACGGTTACCTGAGCAAAGAGAAGTTGCTCCAAGACTATACGAAGAAATATGACCAGAAGTTTCCGACAGAGCGCTTCCGCGTAAAGTTTGAGCAGCCCGAGCCGCAGCTTTCTGCCCTCGTCATCGATGTTGGCATGTCCACGGGCAATGTTGTCGGCTTTGAAATGATAGATTCCTGGTCGTCTGAAGACAAGAAACTGATTCTGGACACAGACCAGAATGGCCTGTCCAAGCTGCAGGCGCTGGAGGGCAGCATAACCCTCGAGGATAAAGCGGCTGGGGCCGAGCCTTATCTTAAAGCGCTGGGATACGATCCCAAGGGGCTCACCGTACAGCAGAATCAAACACTGGGGCTGACTTATCAGGTGAACGGCTATAAGATTGGCAATTCTCATGCCGAGCTGGTGTTTGGCTATGAATACGGGCAGGTCACTTCGATGCAGTCCAAATTTACAGTGCCGGCAGTACATACGGATTATGTGAAAAGCCAAACCAAGCTAGCCACCTGGCTAACATTCGGTGGATACGGACTCCTGTCATTTATTCTTGGCATCCTGGCCATCGTTTATAGTGCAAGGACTCGGCCCCATGCTTCCTTTGGCCGCGGAGTCTTCCTGACACTCTTCTATCTGTTCATCAATGTTGTCAGCACGCTCAATATGCTGCCTGTCTTTAAGTCTCAAGGACTTGATGGAATTGCACTGGATCTCGCTCTAATCATGCAGGGGCTGATTACGGTCGCTATGACAGCATCCATTTATTTCTCCCTGGTCGGAGGCGATGGGCTATGGAGACAAAAGGGACAGAATCTATGGATGAGAACACGCGAACCCGGCTATGGCCGCCATGTTCTGCAAAGTGCTATAAATGGCTATGCTTGGGCATTCATTCTTCTAGGCCTGCAATCCGTCATCTTCATTGTTCTTGGGCTCACTCTGAACATGTGGACAACGACGGATGAATCGCAATCTCCTTACAATATGGTCTATCCTTGGGTCTTCCCGATTATGGCATGGATGGCCGGCATTGGAGAAGAAGCCGTATACCGGCTGTTCGGAATTCCTATGCTGAAAAAAATCGTGCGCAGCACCTTTATCGCCAGCCTGATCACTACGCTCATCTGGGCATTCGGACACACGCTGTATCCGATCTATCCGGTGATTTCCCGGCCAATTGAGCTTACTTTTATCGGCCTTATGTTCAGCTACATTTTCCTTCGTTCCGGGTATATCGGAGCCATGTTTGCCCACGTGGTGTTTGACAGTATCCTGATGGGACTCAGCCTGGTTCTTATGGGCGGCACGACCAACATCCTTACAGGAGTGATCACCTTTGCTGCTCCGGCGATTGTCGGGTATATCGTGTACCTGTTCAATCCGCCAAGTAAAGAGCGCACAAAAAAGGAGCCGCTTATCACGACTCCTCATCCCGAAGGGCAGCTATAA
- a CDS encoding TrkH family potassium uptake protein, with amino-acid sequence MNNKRFKLSPPQILVIGFAAIIFIGSLLLMLPISIHPEGRLSFVDALFTATSATCVTGLVVVDTGTYFTTFGQVVIMLLIQVGGLGFMTMATLFSLVFKRKISLKDRLLLQEAMNQNTMEGIVRLIRKVLLYSLVIEACAAVLFTIRWAVDMPFGRAVYFGIFHAVSMFNNAGFDLFGGYRSLTQFVSDPLVNFVAMFLIVSGGIGFIVISDVVDYRKNRKLSLHSKVVLSMTAALIVIGALVIFVFEFTNPKTLEPLSWAGKFWGSLFQSVTPRTAGANTLDIGSLRQATQFFMIILMFIGASPSSTGGGIKTTTFTILIGSMFSMIRGRDDLVLFRYRLVQERILKALTITLLALFLVVAIAMILSTTEDSSFLSILFETTSAFGTVGLTMGLTGKLTLIGKLLISFTMFAGRLGPLTLAYALGPKKGKELYKHPEGKMIIG; translated from the coding sequence TTGAACAACAAACGCTTCAAATTATCTCCGCCTCAGATTCTGGTGATTGGCTTTGCCGCAATTATTTTTATTGGATCTCTGCTGCTCATGCTTCCGATTTCCATTCATCCGGAAGGCCGCCTTTCGTTCGTGGATGCATTATTTACTGCGACCTCAGCGACCTGTGTAACAGGGCTTGTCGTTGTGGATACAGGGACTTATTTTACGACCTTTGGTCAGGTCGTCATCATGCTGCTGATTCAGGTCGGAGGCTTGGGCTTTATGACCATGGCCACACTATTCTCACTAGTATTCAAACGGAAGATTTCCCTGAAGGATCGGCTGCTGCTGCAGGAGGCCATGAATCAGAACACGATGGAAGGCATCGTACGGCTAATTCGCAAGGTATTATTATATTCTCTTGTCATTGAAGCTTGCGCAGCCGTGCTATTTACGATTCGTTGGGCCGTGGATATGCCCTTTGGACGAGCGGTTTACTTCGGCATCTTCCATGCAGTGTCCATGTTTAACAATGCAGGATTCGACCTGTTTGGAGGGTACCGGAGCTTGACCCAGTTCGTGAGCGACCCGCTTGTAAATTTCGTGGCGATGTTTTTGATAGTATCTGGAGGAATTGGCTTTATCGTAATCTCAGATGTCGTGGATTACCGGAAGAACCGCAAGCTGTCTCTGCATTCCAAAGTGGTTCTGTCCATGACGGCCGCCTTGATTGTGATCGGCGCCTTGGTTATCTTTGTCTTTGAATTCACCAATCCGAAGACGCTTGAGCCGCTTAGCTGGGCAGGCAAGTTCTGGGGCTCGCTGTTCCAGTCTGTGACGCCGCGTACAGCCGGCGCAAATACGCTGGATATCGGCTCCCTCCGTCAGGCGACCCAGTTCTTCATGATCATCTTGATGTTTATTGGGGCTTCTCCAAGCTCGACCGGGGGCGGGATTAAGACGACAACCTTTACCATCCTGATCGGATCTATGTTCTCTATGATTCGGGGGCGGGACGATCTGGTGCTCTTCCGTTACCGCCTGGTTCAAGAGCGGATATTGAAGGCGCTGACCATTACTCTGCTTGCGTTGTTCCTCGTCGTGGCTATTGCGATGATTCTGTCGACCACGGAGGACAGCAGCTTCCTCAGCATTCTCTTTGAGACGACATCCGCGTTCGGGACGGTGGGCTTAACGATGGGATTGACAGGCAAGCTGACCCTGATCGGCAAGCTGCTTATTAGCTTCACCATGTTTGCAGGCCGGCTGGGGCCTTTAACTTTAGCCTATGCGTTAGGGCCGAAGAAGGGTAAGGAATTATATAAACACCCTGAAGGCAAAATGATTATTGGATAA
- the trxA gene encoding thioredoxin, whose product MAIVNVSDSSFKSEVEGQGTVLVDFWAPWCGPCKMLAPILDELSSEVDVKIAKVNVDENPESASRFGVMSIPTLIFFKDGQPVDKVVGLNSKESLKSLLAKHQ is encoded by the coding sequence ATGGCAATCGTTAACGTTTCAGATTCATCTTTCAAATCGGAAGTGGAAGGCCAAGGCACAGTCCTGGTTGATTTCTGGGCACCTTGGTGCGGTCCGTGCAAAATGCTGGCTCCAATCCTGGACGAATTGTCCTCTGAGGTTGATGTGAAGATTGCGAAGGTTAACGTGGACGAGAATCCGGAATCGGCTTCCCGCTTCGGCGTCATGAGCATTCCGACTTTGATCTTCTTTAAAGACGGCCAACCGGTCGATAAAGTAGTCGGGCTGAACTCCAAGGAATCGCTGAAGAGCTTGCTTGCTAAGCACCAATAA
- a CDS encoding DnaD domain protein, which yields MRMNNLLHYTENHRYCVYRDFCLGPVDHRMLSLIYQPMVGGFAISFYQLLFQQVPLEQVGYSKPEQQRKLFLTLGVDPSEKGRRYLIEQTSKLEAVGLLQSSRIYLPETDDYVYEYELQPPLPPTQFFKTQHLTLLLRDKLGKFAVLSLQEQLWSKEPQEWSQTLMNKENLSVPFYDIFELNTHAIDYELEQAIAEVQISRQPELRQLEEEGFNYSDIILRFPRDSVNRAQVESFRYDAEKLGAVNYVARKYNLSVQDLCRLLDEDGIFGPDGSLLIDELQHRANLHFRQGKRREEERQALGGKVVSLRQGSDLMAAGESPPEEHAVQMEYYVEVPPQLQGKCDVHQYNMMLRNEPHTRLLPKFFPGSVPDSLLDIFEKIDLNYKLPAEVINVLIHYLMMLLTTGGEQRINRKFVESIASNMLLKQVTTYEKAVVYIREQGKVKKSGEPGSTPPAAGGRGKSYARSGKVKPDIPIVQSTNTGEEGVSEEEFAELIKMAQQMQTGHSKGS from the coding sequence AATCACCGTTACTGCGTATATCGCGACTTCTGTCTGGGTCCTGTGGATCACCGGATGCTGAGTCTGATCTATCAGCCCATGGTCGGTGGATTTGCTATCTCGTTCTATCAGCTGTTGTTCCAACAGGTTCCCCTCGAGCAGGTCGGATATTCAAAACCTGAGCAGCAGCGGAAGCTGTTCCTGACTCTCGGGGTGGATCCGAGTGAGAAGGGGCGCAGATATCTTATAGAGCAGACCTCGAAGCTGGAAGCTGTGGGGCTTCTGCAAAGCAGCAGAATTTACCTGCCGGAGACAGACGATTATGTCTATGAGTATGAGCTGCAGCCACCGCTTCCCCCAACCCAGTTCTTTAAGACACAGCACTTGACCTTGCTGCTTAGAGATAAGCTGGGCAAGTTTGCCGTGCTGTCTCTTCAGGAGCAGCTTTGGAGCAAGGAACCGCAGGAATGGAGTCAGACCCTGATGAACAAGGAGAATCTGTCCGTTCCTTTCTATGATATTTTTGAACTGAATACCCATGCGATTGACTATGAATTGGAACAAGCGATTGCCGAGGTGCAGATATCCCGGCAGCCTGAACTTCGCCAGTTGGAGGAGGAAGGCTTCAATTATTCCGATATTATTTTGCGTTTTCCAAGGGATTCAGTGAACCGGGCTCAGGTCGAATCGTTCCGCTATGATGCTGAGAAGCTGGGCGCGGTTAATTACGTTGCCCGTAAATATAATTTGTCAGTGCAGGACCTATGCCGGCTGCTGGATGAGGACGGCATCTTCGGACCGGATGGCAGTCTTCTCATTGATGAGCTGCAGCACCGGGCGAATTTGCATTTCCGTCAGGGTAAGCGTCGCGAGGAAGAGCGCCAGGCACTCGGCGGCAAGGTCGTCTCTTTGCGCCAAGGCAGCGATTTGATGGCCGCAGGCGAGTCGCCGCCTGAAGAGCATGCCGTACAGATGGAGTACTATGTGGAGGTGCCTCCGCAGCTTCAAGGCAAATGTGATGTGCATCAGTATAATATGATGCTTCGCAATGAGCCGCATACAAGGCTGTTGCCGAAGTTCTTCCCAGGCTCGGTGCCGGACAGTTTGCTCGATATCTTCGAGAAGATCGACCTCAATTATAAGCTGCCAGCCGAAGTTATTAACGTGCTGATTCATTATTTGATGATGCTGCTGACGACTGGCGGCGAGCAGAGAATTAACCGTAAGTTTGTAGAATCTATTGCCTCGAATATGCTGCTTAAGCAGGTTACTACATATGAGAAGGCGGTTGTATATATACGTGAGCAAGGCAAAGTCAAGAAGAGCGGTGAGCCGGGCAGTACTCCTCCAGCGGCAGGCGGGCGAGGCAAGTCCTATGCCCGCAGCGGGAAGGTGAAGCCGGATATTCCCATCGTACAAAGCACGAACACCGGAGAAGAGGGAGTGTCGGAGGAGGAGTTTGCCGAGCTGATTAAGATGGCCCAGCAAATGCAGACCGGCCACAGCAAGGGCTCTTAG